A genomic window from Anaerobranca gottschalkii DSM 13577 includes:
- a CDS encoding metallophosphoesterase, giving the protein MGKIVVIGDIHGRLDLLQKSLKLKGIIDDNNRWMAENIQVVQMGDLIDRGPDSLKVIKFVHNLKKQAKNKNSQFHVILGNHEIMALFAGLGCDEAKMHWYYNGGDSVYLEWLKTTGREDYDSSWPCLPEFYEDFSPKGFYGKMLLSYRPLLEIDNILFSHGGVIKEIDFDNLNEIVKQIFLNREISQYDQGIFNKKGLFWLRDYDEEGIEKINKLRGLRFQVVGHTPKNGISVELGGKLVFVDVGINQNDLPCAITLEDEFIEIHTPYHHKIVKSTEDIFIPLVRKDRIKKYPYNNPKYKAGDLIKLFSVLGHKYEVYFKITGIIKDYNMKWYEGEFLYQNEKETRVKQGRWLIGHIDKHGRIVN; this is encoded by the coding sequence ATGGGAAAAATAGTTGTTATCGGTGATATCCATGGCCGTTTAGATTTATTACAAAAATCCCTCAAATTAAAGGGAATTATAGATGATAATAATCGCTGGATGGCAGAGAATATTCAGGTTGTACAAATGGGTGACCTTATTGATCGGGGACCTGATTCTTTAAAAGTAATTAAGTTTGTCCACAATCTTAAAAAACAGGCTAAAAATAAAAATTCCCAATTCCATGTGATATTAGGTAACCATGAAATAATGGCTTTATTTGCAGGTTTAGGTTGTGATGAAGCTAAAATGCACTGGTATTATAACGGTGGAGATAGTGTTTATTTGGAATGGCTAAAAACAACGGGTAGAGAGGATTATGATAGTTCATGGCCATGCTTACCTGAGTTTTACGAAGATTTTTCTCCTAAAGGATTTTATGGGAAAATGTTATTAAGTTATCGTCCATTGTTAGAGATAGATAATATTTTGTTTAGTCATGGAGGGGTTATTAAAGAGATAGATTTTGATAATTTAAATGAGATTGTTAAACAAATCTTTTTAAATAGAGAAATTTCCCAGTATGATCAGGGTATTTTTAATAAAAAAGGGCTCTTTTGGCTAAGGGATTATGACGAGGAAGGGATTGAGAAAATAAATAAACTTAGGGGTCTCCGTTTTCAAGTGGTTGGACATACCCCTAAGAATGGAATATCTGTAGAACTTGGAGGAAAATTAGTTTTTGTAGATGTTGGTATTAACCAAAATGATCTACCCTGTGCTATCACTTTAGAAGATGAATTTATTGAAATTCATACTCCCTATCACCATAAAATTGTAAAAAGCACAGAAGATATCTTTATTCCCTTAGTTAGGAAAGATAGGATTAAAAAATATCCTTATAATAATCCTAAATATAAAGCTGGGGATCTAATAAAATTGTTTTCTGTTTTAGGTCATAAATATGAAGTGTATTTTAAGATTACTGGCATAATTAAAGACTATAACATGAAGTGGTATGAAGGAGAATTCTTATACCAAAATGAAAAGGAAACAAGGGTAAAGCAGGGAAGATGGCTGATTGGTCACATCGATAAACATGGTAGAATTGTAAACTAA